Proteins co-encoded in one Meiothermus sp. CFH 77666 genomic window:
- a CDS encoding GntR family transcriptional regulator — protein sequence MAHFQRPHSVREAAYAHLRGAILAGSLLPGTRISEPGLAQELGVSRTPVREALQRLSQEGLVELLPNRGARVRVLSANEVREVYDVRALLEGEAAALAARNATPAELDNLERLLKALDALPKDDYNQQMQVDFDFHTALVEAAHNKTLARIYADLRSSLTLIRSFQRTLSQHPKTRRQHQAILLAIKAHNPQQAAEAARAHVYYFRDLVMQSLREQVWQ from the coding sequence ATGGCCCACTTCCAACGACCCCACTCGGTGCGGGAGGCGGCCTACGCGCACCTGCGGGGGGCCATTCTGGCTGGTTCCTTGCTGCCAGGGACGCGCATCTCTGAGCCGGGGCTGGCCCAGGAACTCGGCGTTAGCCGTACCCCTGTGCGGGAAGCCTTGCAGCGTCTGTCGCAGGAGGGCCTGGTGGAGCTACTGCCGAACAGGGGGGCGCGGGTGCGTGTTCTGTCGGCCAACGAGGTGCGCGAGGTCTACGATGTGCGGGCCTTGCTCGAGGGCGAGGCGGCGGCTTTGGCGGCCCGCAATGCTACCCCAGCAGAACTGGATAACCTGGAGCGGCTTCTGAAGGCCCTGGATGCGCTGCCCAAAGACGACTACAACCAGCAGATGCAGGTAGACTTCGACTTTCACACGGCGCTGGTCGAGGCGGCCCACAACAAAACCCTGGCCCGGATTTATGCCGACCTGCGCTCGAGCCTGACGCTCATTCGCTCCTTCCAGCGCACCCTTTCCCAACACCCCAAAACCCGCCGGCAGCATCAGGCCATTCTGTTGGCCATCAAGGCCCACAACCCCCAACAAGCCGCCGAGGCAGCGCGGGCGCACGTGTACTACTTCCGCGACCTGGTGATGCAAAGCCTTCGGGAGCAGGTCTGGCAGTAG
- the pruA gene encoding L-glutamate gamma-semialdehyde dehydrogenase yields the protein MTPEPYRPEPIETFQSLEAFEAMRKALTEVRAQFGRHYPLIIGGEKVHTQATITSTNPSNPAEVVGVSAKAGIAEADAALDAAWRAFQSWKDWPQEHRSRVLLKAAQIMKRRQRELEAWLVYEIGKNWVEAAADVAEAIDFIRYYAISALKYKDGAPVVPYPGEDNEAFYIPLGVGVVIAPWNFPLAILTGMTVAPIAVGNCVVSKPAEDTVVIAAKLFEILEEAGLPAGVANYLPGSGSEVGAYLVQHPRTRFINFTGSLEVGLRINESAARLSPGQVWLKRVFLELGGKDGLIVDETADLDAAAQATVQSAYGFQGQKCSAASRLIVVDAVHDLLMEQILHRTEGLIVGPAEENPDMGPVASAQQEKTVLSYIEIGQQEGRLALGGRKLEGSGFFIAPTVFERVSPDARIAQEEIFGPVLSVIRVPDFDTALEVANGTRYGLTGGVFSRKRERLERARREFHVGNLYFNRKITGALVGVQPFGGFNLSGTDTKAGGPDYLLNFLQMKSVTERF from the coding sequence ATGACCCCCGAACCCTACCGCCCCGAACCCATCGAAACCTTCCAGAGCCTCGAGGCTTTTGAGGCCATGCGCAAAGCCCTGACCGAGGTACGTGCCCAGTTTGGCCGCCACTACCCCCTCATCATCGGCGGCGAGAAAGTGCACACCCAGGCCACCATCACCTCCACCAACCCCTCCAACCCTGCGGAGGTGGTCGGCGTCAGCGCCAAGGCCGGTATTGCCGAGGCCGATGCCGCGCTGGACGCAGCCTGGCGCGCCTTCCAGAGTTGGAAAGACTGGCCCCAGGAGCACCGCAGCCGGGTTTTGCTCAAGGCAGCCCAGATAATGAAGCGCCGCCAGCGCGAGCTCGAGGCCTGGCTGGTCTACGAGATTGGCAAAAACTGGGTGGAGGCCGCCGCCGATGTAGCTGAAGCCATCGACTTTATTCGCTACTACGCCATCTCGGCCCTCAAGTACAAGGACGGCGCCCCGGTGGTGCCCTATCCGGGTGAGGACAACGAGGCCTTCTACATCCCGCTGGGGGTGGGGGTGGTGATTGCCCCCTGGAACTTCCCCCTGGCCATCCTGACCGGCATGACCGTGGCCCCCATTGCGGTGGGCAACTGCGTGGTTTCCAAACCCGCCGAAGACACCGTGGTGATCGCGGCCAAGCTCTTCGAGATTCTGGAAGAGGCCGGTCTGCCCGCAGGGGTAGCGAACTATCTGCCGGGGTCGGGCAGCGAAGTGGGGGCCTATCTGGTGCAGCACCCCCGCACCCGCTTCATCAACTTTACGGGCTCCCTCGAGGTCGGCCTCCGCATCAACGAAAGCGCGGCCCGGCTCTCGCCGGGGCAGGTCTGGCTCAAGCGGGTTTTTTTGGAGCTGGGCGGTAAAGACGGCCTGATTGTGGACGAGACCGCCGACCTGGACGCAGCAGCCCAGGCCACCGTGCAGAGCGCTTATGGTTTCCAGGGGCAGAAGTGCTCGGCGGCCTCGAGGTTGATTGTGGTGGATGCCGTACACGACCTCCTGATGGAGCAGATTCTGCACCGCACCGAGGGCCTGATTGTGGGCCCCGCCGAGGAGAACCCCGATATGGGGCCGGTAGCCAGCGCCCAGCAGGAAAAAACCGTGCTGTCCTATATCGAGATAGGGCAGCAAGAGGGCCGGCTGGCCCTGGGGGGGCGCAAGCTCGAGGGCAGTGGATTTTTCATCGCGCCCACCGTGTTCGAGCGGGTTTCCCCCGATGCCCGCATTGCCCAGGAAGAAATCTTTGGCCCGGTGCTCTCGGTGATTCGCGTGCCCGACTTCGACACCGCGCTCGAGGTGGCCAACGGCACCCGATATGGCCTGACGGGCGGGGTGTTCTCGCGCAAGCGCGAGCGCCTGGAGCGGGCCCGCCGCGAGTTCCATGTAGGTAACCTGTACTTCAACCGCAAAATTACTGGAGCCCTGGTAGGCGTGCAGCCCTTTGGCGGCTTCAACCTTTCGGGCACCGATACCAAGGCCGGGGGGCCGGATTACCTGCTCAACTTCCTGCAGATGAAGAGCGTGACTGAGCGCTTCTGA
- a CDS encoding ACT domain-containing protein, whose translation MAAKLDLHLLEGLYAVCWLEATASIPAWALGEGFVSISRSDEELSVVCLQNRVPPEVKAERDWRCLSLAGPFNFALTGILASVLNPLAQAGVGIFAVSTFNTDYVLLKGHQLKRAVAALEQAGHVVHGGKQKS comes from the coding sequence ATGGCAGCCAAACTGGATTTGCACCTGCTGGAAGGCCTGTATGCGGTCTGCTGGCTCGAGGCTACCGCCTCCATCCCGGCCTGGGCCCTGGGCGAGGGCTTTGTGAGCATCAGCCGCAGCGACGAGGAGCTGAGCGTGGTCTGCCTCCAGAACCGCGTGCCCCCCGAAGTCAAAGCCGAACGCGACTGGCGCTGCCTTTCTCTGGCGGGCCCCTTCAATTTCGCCCTCACCGGCATTCTGGCTTCGGTACTGAACCCGCTGGCCCAGGCCGGAGTCGGCATCTTTGCAGTCTCGACCTTCAATACCGACTACGTGCTGCTCAAAGGCCACCAGCTAAAGCGGGCTGTGGCGGCCCTCGAGCAGGCCGGACACGTGGTGCATGGTGGAAAGCAAAAGTCTTGA
- a CDS encoding aquaporin, which produces MNIRALVAEFLGVFALCFVGIGAIAATQGGDLLAVALAHGLAIGLSVVALGVISGGHFNPAVTFGMLITGRITPVGAVGYWVAQLLGGLVAAFFIGALYGGNAVAEGTPVPGANHTAIQALMMEVFLTFFLVSVIFGSAVFNNYSYAGLAIGLAITMDILAGGAISGAAMNPARVLGPAIIGGEWNAHWVYWAGPLVGAGLAALLYDFLYSKKADS; this is translated from the coding sequence ATGAACATACGCGCTCTAGTTGCAGAGTTTCTGGGGGTTTTTGCCCTGTGTTTTGTGGGGATTGGGGCCATTGCGGCCACCCAGGGCGGCGATTTGTTGGCGGTGGCCCTGGCCCACGGACTGGCCATTGGCCTTTCGGTGGTGGCCCTGGGGGTCATCTCAGGGGGCCATTTCAACCCTGCCGTTACCTTTGGCATGCTCATCACCGGGCGCATTACCCCGGTGGGTGCGGTTGGTTACTGGGTGGCCCAACTGCTGGGGGGGCTGGTGGCGGCCTTCTTTATTGGCGCCCTTTATGGCGGCAACGCCGTGGCCGAAGGAACCCCGGTTCCCGGCGCCAACCACACCGCCATCCAGGCCCTCATGATGGAGGTTTTCCTGACCTTCTTTTTGGTCTCGGTGATTTTTGGCTCGGCGGTTTTCAATAACTATAGCTATGCTGGGCTGGCCATCGGTTTGGCCATCACCATGGACATCCTGGCCGGAGGCGCTATTTCGGGGGCGGCCATGAACCCTGCCCGGGTGCTTGGCCCCGCCATCATAGGCGGTGAGTGGAATGCCCACTGGGTTTACTGGGCCGGCCCGCTGGTGGGGGCTGGGCTGGCGGCCTTGCTTTACGACTTCTTGTACAGCAAGAAGGCTGATAGCTGA
- a CDS encoding VWA domain-containing protein — MSFQFPFLLLALLLVPLLAWVYWRRVQSGTASAHVLYPNLAQFARIAEPRWKRHLSAGLYGLALVLALLALARPQAVLLAPDNMTTVMVTIDISRSMRAQDIEPDRFTAAKKEARNFVRSLPDGAKVGLVSFAGYATLEVEPTTDHQRIIDQIELLQMARGTAIGDGLLESLKAFPKDANGKLLGPATVVLLSDGRNNRGIDPLEVTPFAKDMGVVVHTIGLGRRSNPGDPDQQWGGFWMQFDEETLRAIAESTGGRYYAAESAEALRQAYRNLGRVVGWKPQRTEVSSLFGLAAGLVLASSLLISNLRRQVI; from the coding sequence GTGAGCTTTCAGTTTCCGTTTCTGCTCCTGGCGCTGCTGCTCGTACCGCTGCTGGCCTGGGTTTACTGGCGCAGGGTACAGAGTGGAACGGCCAGTGCCCATGTGCTCTATCCCAACCTGGCGCAGTTTGCCCGCATCGCTGAGCCGCGCTGGAAGCGCCACCTGAGCGCAGGGTTGTACGGCCTGGCGCTGGTGCTGGCCCTGCTGGCGCTGGCCCGCCCTCAGGCGGTGCTGCTTGCTCCCGACAACATGACCACGGTAATGGTCACCATAGACATCAGCCGCTCGATGCGGGCGCAGGATATTGAACCGGATCGCTTTACCGCGGCCAAAAAAGAGGCCCGGAATTTTGTGCGCTCCCTGCCCGATGGCGCCAAGGTAGGCCTGGTGAGCTTTGCAGGTTATGCAACCCTGGAAGTAGAACCCACTACCGACCACCAGCGCATCATTGACCAGATTGAGCTGCTTCAGATGGCCCGTGGAACGGCCATTGGCGATGGCCTCTTAGAAAGCCTCAAAGCCTTCCCCAAAGACGCCAACGGCAAACTACTAGGCCCCGCCACGGTGGTCTTGCTTTCGGATGGCCGCAACAACCGGGGGATTGACCCCCTCGAGGTGACCCCTTTCGCTAAAGACATGGGTGTGGTGGTGCATACCATCGGGCTGGGCCGGCGCAGCAACCCGGGCGACCCCGACCAGCAGTGGGGCGGCTTCTGGATGCAGTTCGACGAAGAGACCCTGCGGGCCATTGCCGAGTCCACCGGCGGTCGGTACTATGCCGCAGAGTCCGCCGAAGCCCTCCGGCAGGCCTACCGCAACCTGGGCCGGGTGGTAGGCTGGAAGCCCCAGCGCACCGAAGTGAGCAGCCTGTTTGGACTGGCGGCGGGGTTGGTGCTGGCCTCGAGTCTGCTTATTTCTAACCTGCGACGCCAGGTGATCTGA
- a CDS encoding HD domain-containing protein, which translates to MWLRLKRLYKAFTPARATPDDAWALAELSIEEAHLYKAMDVRDREHAVRVAKRLLERYPEAPSYAVRAALLHDSGKALRPYRPLERILTGLISLEVPIEPLDKGLRGAWQIRRHHPEYAAMRILDPQVAQIVREHHQPQSLWAKRLYEVDEEF; encoded by the coding sequence ATGTGGTTGCGTCTGAAGCGATTGTATAAAGCCTTTACGCCCGCTCGGGCCACCCCGGACGATGCCTGGGCCCTGGCCGAGCTCAGCATCGAGGAGGCCCACCTGTACAAGGCCATGGATGTGCGTGATCGGGAACACGCCGTACGGGTGGCCAAGCGGCTGCTGGAACGCTACCCCGAGGCCCCCAGCTATGCGGTGCGGGCCGCCCTGCTGCACGACAGTGGCAAGGCCCTGCGGCCCTACCGGCCTTTGGAGCGCATCCTGACTGGCCTCATTAGCCTCGAGGTTCCCATCGAACCCCTGGACAAGGGGCTGCGTGGGGCCTGGCAGATTCGCCGCCACCACCCCGAGTATGCGGCCATGCGCATCCTCGACCCTCAGGTCGCCCAGATTGTGCGGGAGCACCACCAGCCCCAAAGCCTCTGGGCCAAGCGGCTCTACGAGGTGGATGAAGAGTTTTGA
- a CDS encoding nitronate monooxygenase, which produces MQSVATVALPRIIQGGMGVSVSNWRLARTVSLLGQLGVVSGTAMDTVMVRRLQDGDPGGLVRRALAAFPFQQWVKPVLDKYFQPEGRGGQPYKRIPMPARLGDTASQILHVLGGYVEVFLAKEGHPGLVGINLLTKLQIPTLGTLYGAMLAGVDYVLMGAGIPREIPEALDKLAAGETASLKIDVTGWTAPEAPRLQFNPLEIAGQAQTLKRPGFLPIIASNSLATLLARKVTGTIQGFVIEGPTAGGHNAPPRGAPVFDERGQPVYGERDVVDLEQIKALGLPFWLAGGTGSPEALQRAINQGAAGIQVGTLFAYSQESGFEPSLKARVLEQAARGEVRVFTDPKASPTGFPFKVAEVEGTLSQPEVYRRRTRVCDLGYLREAYQTPEGKIGFRCASEPIEQYLAKGGELANTEGRKCLCNALLAAVGQGQVQKNGDLELPLVTSGDDLERIGSFVKQFGTQYSARDVVAYLLGESVLSEPITQQLVAGG; this is translated from the coding sequence GTGCAAAGTGTAGCTACTGTAGCCCTACCGCGCATCATTCAAGGTGGGATGGGCGTGTCTGTTTCCAACTGGCGTCTGGCCAGAACCGTTTCGCTGCTGGGCCAACTGGGGGTGGTGTCAGGCACCGCCATGGACACCGTAATGGTGCGGCGGCTGCAAGACGGCGACCCCGGTGGACTGGTGCGCCGGGCGCTGGCCGCATTCCCTTTTCAGCAATGGGTTAAGCCTGTACTGGACAAATACTTCCAGCCTGAAGGTCGGGGGGGACAGCCCTATAAACGAATTCCCATGCCCGCTCGCCTGGGCGATACCGCCTCGCAAATTCTGCACGTGCTGGGGGGCTATGTAGAGGTATTTTTAGCCAAGGAGGGCCACCCTGGTCTTGTTGGGATCAATCTCCTTACCAAGCTGCAAATCCCTACCCTCGGGACGCTGTATGGGGCCATGCTGGCCGGGGTGGATTATGTACTGATGGGCGCGGGCATCCCCCGCGAGATTCCGGAGGCCCTGGACAAACTAGCCGCAGGGGAGACCGCCTCGCTCAAAATTGACGTGACAGGTTGGACAGCCCCCGAGGCTCCCCGCCTGCAGTTCAACCCACTGGAAATCGCCGGTCAGGCCCAGACCCTCAAACGCCCCGGCTTTTTGCCGATTATCGCTTCCAACTCCCTGGCCACCCTGCTGGCCCGCAAGGTGACGGGAACCATTCAAGGTTTTGTGATTGAAGGGCCCACGGCGGGCGGGCACAATGCCCCCCCTCGAGGAGCGCCGGTATTTGATGAGCGTGGCCAGCCGGTGTACGGCGAGCGGGATGTGGTAGACCTCGAGCAGATCAAAGCCCTGGGCCTGCCCTTCTGGCTGGCAGGCGGCACCGGTTCGCCCGAAGCCCTGCAAAGAGCAATAAACCAGGGTGCAGCAGGCATCCAGGTGGGTACACTCTTTGCCTACAGTCAGGAGTCGGGCTTCGAGCCGAGCCTGAAGGCGCGGGTACTGGAGCAGGCCGCCAGAGGTGAGGTCAGGGTCTTTACCGACCCCAAAGCCTCGCCCACCGGATTTCCGTTCAAGGTAGCCGAGGTAGAGGGCACGCTCTCGCAACCGGAGGTTTATCGGCGCCGGACGCGGGTCTGCGACCTGGGGTATTTGCGCGAGGCCTACCAGACCCCCGAAGGAAAAATCGGCTTCCGCTGTGCTTCCGAGCCCATCGAGCAGTACCTGGCCAAAGGGGGCGAGCTGGCCAACACCGAGGGGCGCAAGTGCCTGTGCAATGCGCTCCTGGCGGCGGTAGGGCAGGGCCAGGTACAGAAAAATGGCGACCTCGAGCTGCCTTTGGTGACGAGCGGAGATGACCTCGAGCGAATCGGTAGCTTCGTCAAGCAGTTTGGCACCCAGTACAGCGCTCGCGACGTGGTGGCCTATTTGTTAGGGGAATCGGTTTTGTCCGAGCCAATAACGCAGCAGTTGGTTGCGGGTGGATAA
- a CDS encoding uracil-DNA glycosylase, with product MSLEALHTQITACCACPRLVAWREQVGREKRAAYRDFEYWARPVPGFGDPSARILVFGLAPGAHGSNRTGRPFTGDASGNFLYPALYRAGLANQPSSTQINDGLLLHNVYITAAVRCAPPGNKPSPLELDACASWTQQELALLKNLKVYLALGQIAHQALLDYHGLRRSAHPFAHGSEYRLGERVLLSSYHVSRQNTNTGKLTAPMFDAILERAKRLANSP from the coding sequence ATGAGCCTCGAGGCCCTCCATACCCAAATCACGGCCTGCTGCGCCTGCCCCCGGCTGGTGGCCTGGCGCGAGCAGGTTGGGCGGGAAAAACGCGCCGCATACCGGGATTTCGAATACTGGGCCCGGCCCGTACCGGGTTTTGGCGACCCCAGCGCTCGTATTCTGGTTTTTGGGCTGGCCCCTGGCGCCCACGGCTCCAACCGCACCGGACGGCCCTTTACCGGCGATGCCTCGGGCAACTTTTTGTACCCGGCTCTCTACCGCGCCGGGCTCGCCAACCAGCCCAGCTCCACCCAAATAAACGATGGCCTGCTACTGCACAACGTCTACATCACGGCTGCCGTACGCTGCGCCCCCCCAGGCAACAAACCAAGCCCCCTCGAGCTAGATGCCTGCGCCTCCTGGACCCAGCAAGAACTGGCCTTGCTAAAGAACCTGAAGGTCTACCTGGCTCTGGGTCAGATTGCCCACCAAGCCCTCCTGGACTATCACGGCCTGCGCCGGTCGGCCCATCCCTTCGCACACGGCAGCGAGTACCGCTTGGGTGAGCGGGTTCTGTTGAGCTCCTACCACGTTAGCCGCCAGAACACCAACACCGGCAAACTCACTGCGCCCATGTTTGACGCAATCCTCGAGCGAGCGAAAAGGCTTGCCAATAGCCCATAG
- a CDS encoding proline dehydrogenase produces MDFNQSYRSFVLAIAQNKSVKNLVLTRGRNFARRFIAGDTLEEALQAVEALERDQIHAILDLLGEMVTSEAEARKFQSEILRLVAAFGALPYPRYVALKLTQLGLDLSEDLAFSLMHEILTEAEKADCFVRIDMEDSPRVEATLRLYKRLREAGFNNTGVVLQSYLKRTEQDLQDLIPLQTPVRIVKGAYKEPPEVAFQDKRMVDAQFVVLCKKALENGLYTAIASHDPYILEEMKRWTAEKGIGRDRFEFQLLYGVRRDEQKKLAAEGYTVRAYVPYGTDWYPYFSRRIAERPENLLFVARSLIQG; encoded by the coding sequence ATGGATTTCAATCAAAGCTATCGTTCGTTTGTGCTGGCGATTGCCCAGAACAAAAGCGTCAAAAACCTGGTGCTGACCCGTGGGCGCAATTTTGCCCGCCGCTTTATTGCGGGCGATACCCTGGAGGAAGCCCTGCAGGCGGTGGAGGCCCTCGAGCGCGACCAGATACATGCCATCCTGGATTTGTTGGGGGAGATGGTCACTTCCGAAGCCGAAGCGCGAAAATTCCAGAGCGAGATTCTTCGGCTGGTAGCCGCCTTTGGCGCGTTGCCCTACCCCAGGTATGTGGCCCTCAAGCTCACCCAACTGGGGCTCGATCTCTCCGAAGACCTGGCTTTCTCCCTGATGCACGAGATTCTGACCGAGGCAGAGAAGGCGGACTGCTTCGTGCGGATTGACATGGAGGATAGCCCCCGGGTAGAGGCCACGCTGCGGCTCTACAAGCGTTTGCGCGAGGCTGGCTTCAACAACACCGGGGTGGTGCTGCAAAGCTACCTCAAACGCACCGAGCAAGACCTGCAAGACCTGATACCCCTCCAGACCCCGGTACGCATCGTGAAGGGCGCTTACAAGGAACCCCCCGAGGTGGCTTTCCAGGACAAGCGCATGGTGGACGCCCAGTTTGTGGTGTTGTGTAAGAAAGCCCTGGAAAACGGCCTCTATACCGCCATCGCCAGCCACGACCCCTACATCCTCGAGGAGATGAAGCGCTGGACAGCCGAGAAAGGCATCGGGCGTGACCGCTTCGAGTTCCAGCTGCTCTACGGGGTGCGCCGCGATGAGCAGAAAAAACTGGCCGCCGAGGGCTATACTGTGCGGGCCTACGTACCCTACGGCACCGACTGGTACCCCTACTTTTCGCGCCGCATCGCCGAACGGCCCGAGAACCTCCTGTTTGTGGCCCGGAGCCTGATTCAGGGATAG
- a CDS encoding lysozyme inhibitor LprI family protein, which translates to MKKLAVVGLLVGASWGWAAGCDNPSTDFDYVYCATQLFVQADKEINDVYRELVSKLNAEGRSVLRTSQLAWIKSRNQQCSRVDGSSRVVDLDCATRMTQERTSFLKARIRECNSTGCVISRLR; encoded by the coding sequence ATGAAAAAACTGGCAGTGGTGGGTCTACTGGTGGGGGCAAGCTGGGGATGGGCCGCAGGTTGTGACAACCCCAGTACAGACTTCGACTATGTCTACTGTGCAACCCAGCTTTTCGTGCAGGCCGACAAAGAAATCAACGATGTGTACCGCGAGCTGGTGAGCAAGCTGAACGCGGAAGGGCGCTCGGTGTTGCGCACCTCGCAACTGGCCTGGATCAAGAGCCGTAACCAGCAGTGCTCACGGGTAGATGGCAGCTCGCGGGTCGTTGACCTCGATTGTGCGACCCGCATGACCCAGGAGCGCACCAGCTTTCTCAAGGCCCGCATCCGCGAGTGCAACAGCACGGGCTGTGTGATCAGCCGCTTGCGCTGA